The following are encoded in a window of Roseimaritima ulvae genomic DNA:
- a CDS encoding SHD1 domain-containing protein, translating to MLSSLMARRVVACCLVFVLATSLQDLADAQEVARTWTSSDGKKIEATLQAVEGDQITLVRADGKTFTIPLARLSHADQAYAKAAATKPGNSESAASEPQPAAEAMTPQRYQQLLAELAAPESVGVRLVNDSVVQLAPFVQIDMAAEAENFVWRKVAALPPVFVAEGTEGHEGERLVFKVQPKMPAETANKVEFNTLVQLLKEAKFEGLKATDIEALNDDGTQYQFYVGGTSPAGGEQHFYTYLIYLADRVLVFQASAASDERATAIIQLGPTAQLLEAPVDGNLPDAVRRDLEQTLTRMRASLEGDDSVATTLELLMSDETLEQMKSEPQRWEQIQQAFKKRKKEELLAAIAKIDFGKATYDAAASQVTFPIGRRPLVFVKKNGRWSIEN from the coding sequence ATGTTGTCATCGCTTATGGCTCGTCGTGTCGTTGCTTGTTGTTTGGTTTTCGTTTTGGCCACTTCGCTGCAGGATCTCGCTGACGCTCAGGAAGTCGCTCGGACTTGGACCTCTTCGGACGGGAAAAAAATCGAAGCCACGTTGCAAGCGGTGGAAGGCGATCAAATCACGCTCGTTCGCGCCGACGGAAAAACCTTTACGATTCCATTGGCTCGCTTGAGTCACGCGGATCAGGCGTATGCCAAAGCTGCCGCTACGAAGCCCGGTAATTCTGAGTCCGCGGCGTCCGAACCACAGCCGGCCGCCGAAGCGATGACCCCGCAGCGCTATCAGCAGCTGTTGGCCGAACTTGCCGCTCCCGAATCGGTGGGCGTGCGGCTGGTCAACGATTCGGTGGTCCAACTGGCACCATTCGTCCAGATCGATATGGCTGCGGAAGCGGAAAATTTTGTTTGGCGGAAAGTTGCCGCGCTGCCACCGGTATTTGTCGCCGAAGGTACCGAGGGGCATGAGGGGGAGCGATTGGTTTTTAAGGTGCAGCCCAAAATGCCTGCGGAGACGGCCAACAAGGTGGAGTTCAACACGCTGGTGCAGTTATTGAAAGAAGCCAAATTTGAAGGCTTGAAAGCCACCGACATCGAAGCTTTGAACGACGATGGGACGCAGTATCAGTTCTATGTCGGCGGCACGTCACCCGCTGGGGGCGAGCAGCACTTCTATACCTATTTAATTTATCTGGCAGACCGTGTGTTGGTGTTCCAGGCCAGTGCGGCCAGCGACGAACGCGCCACGGCGATCATCCAACTGGGCCCGACCGCTCAGTTGCTCGAAGCTCCCGTGGACGGCAACCTGCCGGATGCCGTTCGGCGGGACCTCGAACAGACGCTGACGCGGATGCGAGCCAGCCTAGAGGGAGACGATTCGGTGGCGACCACCTTGGAATTGCTAATGTCGGACGAAACTCTAGAGCAGATGAAAAGCGAGCCCCAGCGTTGGGAGCAGATCCAGCAAGCGTTTAAGAAGCGTAAGAAAGAGGAATTGCTCGCGGCGATCGCCAAGATCGATTTCGGCAAAGCCACTTATGACGCAGCGGCCTCGCAGGTTACTTTTCCCATCGGTCGGCGGCCGTTGGTATTCGTGAAAAAGAATGGCCGGTGGTCGATCGAAAATTAG
- a CDS encoding FG-GAP-like repeat-containing protein, producing the protein MRAARWYIVALAIALTTLSYTILNRITYSRTDSLASSVVGAADATAQTAQQAFRSRRYQAALDACGAVLKKNPTDTEILLIAGESASRLGRYPEAIGFYDAVPSSDQRQAALARWAAGEVHLQIQQMSPAIQKFEASLQLDPDHAGARERLVYLLNLLGRRWEAASHLRELVRRDQWSVQHLLYLGNLAKPIENEAELQQFLRSTPEDRLPELGLARIRLREGRWDEADRHLQQVLRQHPNLLEAHVQQGKLRLQQAPDQLPAWHANLPEGAEQHPGIWMIRGRWAHTHSQPDAAARCYAEALQLDPDRLAALNALAQVLHERGRDPSASPLLERAEALNQLVLALEQILSDEWSIRRAMPRPGQPPDPQLAAFIHSPKRLQPIQTAARQTRRLGREMEADAWTQYAAAIAEANPVLPHPATRDEPAGPAFDLAWAASRELPIWPSSSTIHSDGSADASAQPADPASLATAATAKFETIVGALDFQFFNSRTDFEDGRRMFEMTGGGIGILDYDRDGWPDVFLAQGCTWPADGTDTEHCDQLRRNLGNEPTKRSGESSNIQSSHRGFLDVTTAAGIAEAAFGQGVAIGDVNSDGFDDIYVCNVGVNQLWINRGDGTFGNAAARFEKPSSAWTSSAAIADLNGDGTAEIYDANYVQGPDVFSRRCLQGGKPRTCSPLNFQPAPGRLLTVGEDGLYHDVGGQTLDATIAQGNALGLVVMRLPGQTLPSLFIANDQVANLMLIARPDAEAPLGIRLRDEAVLRGLAFDAQGNPQACMGVAADDLNGDGTLDLFVTNYYDESNTLYLQQEHGSFRDATGASGLVAPSLKMLGFGTQALDAQLDGTSDLVVLNGHIDDMTHMRRPFAMAGQFFQGAGGGRFHESAGDRVGSYFKTPRLGRALATLDVDRDGRPDLVAAELDGPTELLRNTSPADHFLCLQLAGVSSHRDAIGCEVVATIGDKTITKQLTAGCGYMVSNQKQLWFGCGTASIIDQLDIHWPSGRTQTHRKLPTNSHWLAVENQSQLTALPLP; encoded by the coding sequence ATGCGAGCCGCGCGCTGGTATATCGTTGCTCTTGCTATCGCACTGACGACACTCTCATACACAATACTGAATCGCATTACATACTCGCGAACAGATTCATTAGCTTCGTCGGTTGTCGGTGCGGCGGACGCCACAGCACAAACGGCTCAACAGGCTTTCCGTTCGCGACGCTACCAAGCGGCGTTGGACGCCTGTGGTGCTGTGCTGAAAAAAAATCCCACCGACACCGAGATTTTGCTGATCGCCGGCGAATCCGCTTCACGACTGGGCCGCTACCCCGAGGCCATCGGCTTTTACGATGCCGTTCCCTCCAGTGACCAACGTCAGGCAGCGCTCGCTCGCTGGGCGGCGGGAGAGGTTCATTTGCAAATACAACAAATGTCACCGGCCATCCAAAAGTTCGAAGCCAGTTTGCAATTGGATCCGGATCACGCGGGTGCTCGCGAACGTTTGGTCTATCTGTTGAACCTGCTGGGGCGCCGCTGGGAAGCCGCCTCACATCTGAGGGAATTGGTGCGTCGTGACCAGTGGTCCGTCCAGCATTTGTTGTATTTAGGAAACCTCGCCAAGCCGATTGAAAACGAAGCGGAACTGCAGCAGTTCCTCCGCAGCACACCCGAAGACCGCCTGCCTGAGTTGGGCTTGGCCCGCATTCGCTTGCGAGAGGGTCGATGGGACGAAGCGGATCGTCACCTTCAACAGGTATTGCGACAGCACCCCAACTTGTTGGAAGCCCATGTGCAACAGGGCAAGCTGCGGTTGCAGCAGGCACCGGACCAATTGCCAGCGTGGCACGCCAACCTGCCCGAGGGCGCCGAGCAGCATCCGGGTATCTGGATGATTCGCGGCCGCTGGGCTCACACGCATTCACAACCCGACGCTGCGGCTCGCTGCTATGCCGAAGCTCTACAGCTCGATCCCGATCGCTTGGCAGCATTAAACGCGTTGGCTCAGGTGTTGCACGAAAGAGGACGCGATCCATCGGCATCGCCTCTATTGGAACGGGCCGAGGCGTTGAACCAACTGGTACTGGCCCTGGAACAAATCCTGTCGGACGAATGGTCGATTCGTCGCGCGATGCCGCGGCCCGGGCAACCGCCGGATCCACAACTGGCCGCCTTCATCCATTCTCCCAAACGTTTACAACCCATCCAGACGGCCGCGCGGCAGACACGCCGCCTGGGTCGCGAAATGGAAGCCGACGCATGGACGCAATATGCGGCGGCCATCGCGGAGGCTAATCCAGTGTTGCCCCATCCGGCGACTCGCGACGAACCGGCCGGGCCGGCGTTCGATCTAGCTTGGGCTGCTTCGCGAGAGCTGCCGATCTGGCCATCCAGCTCCACGATACACTCCGATGGCTCCGCCGACGCGAGCGCCCAGCCCGCCGATCCGGCATCGCTTGCGACCGCCGCCACGGCCAAATTTGAAACCATTGTGGGAGCTCTGGATTTTCAATTCTTTAACTCGCGAACCGACTTCGAAGACGGGCGTCGGATGTTCGAAATGACGGGCGGTGGCATCGGCATCTTGGACTACGACCGCGATGGCTGGCCGGATGTGTTCTTGGCCCAGGGTTGTACTTGGCCAGCCGATGGGACGGATACGGAACACTGCGATCAATTGCGGCGCAATCTTGGCAACGAACCAACGAAGCGTTCCGGCGAAAGCAGCAACATACAGAGCTCACACCGAGGTTTTCTGGATGTCACCACGGCGGCGGGAATCGCGGAGGCGGCGTTCGGGCAGGGTGTGGCCATCGGGGACGTTAATAGCGACGGTTTCGACGACATTTATGTCTGCAATGTGGGCGTCAACCAATTATGGATTAACCGCGGCGATGGCACCTTTGGCAATGCGGCCGCTCGATTTGAAAAACCTTCCTCGGCTTGGACCAGCAGCGCCGCGATTGCGGACTTAAACGGCGACGGCACGGCAGAAATTTACGACGCCAATTATGTTCAAGGCCCAGACGTGTTTTCTCGGCGATGTTTGCAGGGCGGAAAACCACGCACCTGTTCGCCCTTGAATTTCCAGCCCGCTCCAGGGCGTCTGCTGACCGTCGGAGAAGACGGCCTGTACCATGACGTCGGCGGCCAAACACTTGACGCAACGATCGCTCAAGGAAACGCGTTGGGACTGGTCGTGATGCGGCTGCCCGGGCAAACATTGCCATCGCTGTTTATCGCCAATGACCAAGTCGCCAATTTGATGCTGATCGCGCGGCCCGACGCCGAGGCTCCACTTGGCATTCGGCTCCGCGACGAAGCCGTCTTGCGGGGTTTAGCTTTTGACGCTCAAGGCAACCCGCAAGCCTGCATGGGCGTCGCCGCGGACGACCTTAACGGCGATGGGACTTTGGACCTGTTTGTGACCAACTACTACGACGAATCGAACACGCTGTACTTACAGCAAGAGCACGGCAGTTTTCGCGATGCCACGGGGGCATCCGGTTTGGTGGCGCCGAGTTTAAAGATGCTTGGGTTTGGTACCCAAGCCCTCGATGCCCAGCTCGACGGCACGTCCGACCTAGTCGTCTTGAATGGGCATATCGACGACATGACGCACATGCGGCGTCCCTTTGCCATGGCCGGCCAGTTTTTCCAGGGGGCCGGGGGCGGCCGATTTCATGAATCGGCCGGCGACCGCGTGGGCAGCTACTTTAAAACGCCGCGGCTGGGGCGTGCCCTGGCAACGTTGGATGTGGATCGCGACGGTCGCCCAGATCTGGTCGCGGCCGAACTGGATGGTCCCACTGAACTGCTTCGCAACACGTCTCCTGCCGACCATTTTCTATGTCTACAGCTGGCCGGCGTGTCTTCACACCGCGATGCCATCGGCTGCGAAGTCGTGGCCACGATCGGGGATAAAACCATTACCAAACAGCTGACGGCCGGGTGCGGCTATATGGTCAGCAATCAGAAACAGTTATGGTTTGGCTGTGGCACCGCCTCGATCATCGACCAACTGGACATTCACTGGCCCTCGGGACGGACACAAACACACCGCAAACTGCCCACCAACAGCCACTGGCTGGCCGTGGAAAATCAATCGCAACTCACCGCACTACCGCTCCCATGA
- a CDS encoding alkaline phosphatase D family protein, translating to MKFSAYLAAFTLAMWFAAEPAVAQQNAQRRRGRAILSIPDVERKDVICFALYTVHDQTLKLTAQLYPLADDESKTVRLEIEKDGRWVEVAKTTVIEPGWTAPFRVADWDDSKAYKYRVLHGSEATYEGTVRKNPVDKDELVVAGFTGNSIAPAHGGDISRQDIIDNVNRIDADVLFFSGDQVYDHNRHYAAWLKFGRDFGAIIKDRPTICLPDDHDVGQPNLWGESGKIATLPGAADGGYARPGVYVKEVERAQTSHLPDPADPHKIGQGIGVYFTNLNWGNVDFAILEDRKFKTGPAGRVPKQGPRPDHIRNPDYDPASVDVEGAILLGERQLKFIDQWAQDWADADMKIALSQTIFCGGAHIHGAANGRLHADMDSNGWPQTGRNRALASLRRAFAFHLAGDQHLATIFHHGIDEYRDAGWSFCVPSIANLYLRWWEPLEPGENREPGAPAYTGDHLDGFANKVTNYAAANPAKTPAGNLLNTRAAGWGIVRLNTKTRQITMECWPRNVDVTDPAAKQYPGWPRTISQFDNYAPPSWGQLGELSFDVENPVVQLVDADTSEILYTVRAAGKTFTPGAPKGKSFVVKAGQDAPDTVVVPKASVGSEPQAIRLSE from the coding sequence ATGAAATTTTCGGCATATCTGGCGGCTTTTACCCTGGCGATGTGGTTCGCCGCCGAGCCCGCCGTGGCTCAGCAAAACGCACAGCGGCGGCGGGGCCGGGCGATCCTCTCGATCCCCGACGTTGAACGCAAAGATGTGATCTGCTTTGCCCTGTACACCGTTCACGATCAAACCCTCAAACTGACCGCTCAGCTGTATCCGTTGGCCGACGATGAATCGAAGACCGTACGGTTGGAGATCGAAAAGGACGGACGCTGGGTCGAAGTGGCCAAGACGACGGTGATCGAACCCGGTTGGACAGCTCCCTTCCGCGTCGCCGACTGGGACGATTCCAAAGCCTACAAGTATCGCGTGTTGCATGGCAGCGAAGCCACCTATGAGGGCACCGTCCGCAAGAACCCCGTCGACAAGGACGAATTGGTCGTCGCCGGCTTTACGGGCAATTCCATCGCTCCCGCTCACGGCGGCGATATCTCTCGCCAAGACATCATCGACAACGTCAACCGCATCGATGCCGACGTGTTGTTCTTCTCCGGCGACCAGGTCTACGATCACAACCGACACTACGCGGCGTGGTTGAAGTTCGGTCGCGATTTCGGCGCGATCATCAAAGACCGCCCCACGATCTGCCTGCCCGATGACCACGACGTCGGCCAGCCCAACCTGTGGGGCGAAAGCGGCAAAATCGCTACCCTGCCCGGAGCCGCCGACGGCGGATACGCTCGGCCTGGCGTGTATGTAAAGGAAGTCGAACGAGCGCAGACCAGCCACCTGCCCGACCCTGCGGATCCTCACAAAATCGGTCAAGGCATCGGCGTCTACTTCACCAATTTGAACTGGGGCAACGTCGACTTTGCGATCCTTGAAGACCGTAAATTCAAGACCGGTCCGGCCGGCCGTGTGCCGAAACAAGGGCCGCGTCCCGACCATATCCGTAACCCCGATTATGATCCGGCCAGCGTGGACGTCGAAGGCGCGATCCTGCTGGGCGAACGTCAGCTGAAGTTCATCGATCAGTGGGCGCAGGACTGGGCCGATGCCGACATGAAAATCGCCCTATCCCAAACCATCTTTTGCGGCGGTGCCCATATCCACGGCGCGGCCAACGGTCGTCTGCACGCCGACATGGACTCCAACGGTTGGCCGCAAACCGGCCGCAACCGCGCCCTGGCATCGCTGCGGCGAGCCTTTGCGTTTCACTTGGCCGGCGACCAGCACCTGGCAACCATCTTTCACCACGGCATCGACGAGTATCGCGATGCCGGTTGGTCGTTCTGTGTGCCATCGATCGCCAACTTGTACCTGCGTTGGTGGGAACCGCTCGAGCCGGGCGAAAACCGCGAGCCCGGTGCGCCGGCTTACACCGGAGACCACCTCGATGGCTTTGCCAACAAGGTCACCAATTACGCCGCGGCCAACCCCGCCAAAACCCCGGCCGGCAATCTGTTAAACACCCGAGCCGCCGGCTGGGGCATCGTACGACTGAACACCAAGACGCGGCAGATCACCATGGAATGCTGGCCGCGGAACGTCGACGTCACCGATCCAGCCGCCAAACAGTACCCCGGCTGGCCTCGCACGATTTCGCAGTTCGATAACTACGCTCCGCCCTCCTGGGGCCAGTTGGGCGAGCTGAGTTTTGATGTCGAAAACCCGGTCGTGCAATTGGTCGATGCGGATACTAGCGAGATCCTGTACACGGTGCGAGCGGCCGGTAAAACGTTTACGCCCGGAGCTCCCAAGGGCAAGAGCTTCGTGGTCAAAGCCGGCCAGGATGCCCCCGACACCGTCGTCGTGCCCAAGGCCAGCGTCGGCAGCGAACCTCAAGCCATCCGGCTGAGTGAATAG
- a CDS encoding SDR family NAD(P)-dependent oxidoreductase, translating into MTRWPGIAQFQLQDQVAVVTGGSKGLGEAMAAALASAGANLLLVSRNESEAQAAAAAIADEYPVKAVGVAADVSCEDQVAAMVARCRDEFGRLDILINNAGINIRGPIGELSLEEFRRVQSINVDATWLCCKHVSAVMKERRYGRIINMASTLGLVGLADRTPYASSKGAVVQLTRSLGLELAADNILVNAICPGPFLTPMNVPIAEDEQTKKFIVGATALERWGQMHEIQGAAIFLASPAASYMTGSMLTVDGGWTAR; encoded by the coding sequence ATGACTCGTTGGCCCGGGATTGCTCAGTTTCAACTACAGGATCAGGTGGCCGTGGTCACCGGCGGCTCCAAGGGACTGGGCGAAGCTATGGCGGCGGCCTTGGCTTCGGCCGGCGCCAATCTATTGCTGGTCAGTCGCAATGAAAGCGAAGCCCAAGCCGCCGCGGCGGCGATTGCGGATGAATACCCGGTTAAGGCGGTGGGCGTGGCGGCGGATGTGTCGTGCGAAGATCAGGTGGCGGCCATGGTGGCTCGCTGTCGCGACGAATTCGGGCGCCTTGATATCCTGATCAACAATGCCGGGATCAATATTCGCGGACCGATCGGCGAGCTTTCTCTGGAAGAATTTCGTCGCGTGCAAAGCATCAACGTCGATGCCACGTGGTTGTGCTGCAAACACGTTTCGGCGGTGATGAAAGAACGCCGCTACGGGCGGATCATTAATATGGCCAGCACGCTGGGATTGGTCGGGCTGGCGGACCGCACCCCATATGCCAGTAGCAAAGGCGCCGTGGTCCAGCTGACCAGATCGCTGGGGCTGGAATTGGCCGCTGACAATATTCTGGTCAACGCAATCTGTCCGGGCCCCTTCCTGACGCCGATGAACGTGCCGATTGCGGAAGACGAACAGACGAAGAAGTTTATCGTCGGCGCGACAGCGCTGGAGCGCTGGGGCCAGATGCACGAGATTCAAGGAGCGGCCATCTTTTTGGCCAGCCCGGCCGCCAGTTATATGACTGGCAGCATGCTAACGGTCGACGGCGGCTGGACGGCAAGGTGA
- a CDS encoding enolase C-terminal domain-like protein, with translation MTTPSIRITDARVIDLRVPTSDQMLGSDPFHKQPDYSSAVLQLQTDAGLTGVSIVFTVGAGTDWICHGIQDLCQLVIGSDLETFTTAPFRLYQRLIDHHQLRWLHDGVFRMAAGAILNAMFDLWAKSQDKPLWKLLVDLKPEQIADCIDWRNISDALSREEAIEILRQRRGEVPRRETEMTQRGPRAYCTAGWLGLSDEQILSTIRKLQSQGFDSFKLKVGRDLQQDVQRIRFMREAIGPQCNLMVDANQYWGLEEAKRHISQYRPYGLKWIEEPIARDDVLGYIELAETFSTSQPNADFGFACGEHAASPVIFKQLLKSGAIQYCQIDAVRVAGVNDVLAIILMAAKYNVPVCPHGGGIALCNMIAHYGMWDQIAASGQGETQLVEYIDFLQEAVEQPVQVRDGAYVPPAAPGWGLEFLPEFIERHRYPDGDVWKNRPAEKKGTAFEA, from the coding sequence ATGACGACTCCCTCGATCCGCATCACCGACGCTCGCGTCATCGACCTCCGCGTGCCCACGTCCGACCAGATGCTAGGCTCCGATCCGTTCCACAAGCAGCCGGATTATTCGTCGGCGGTGCTGCAGTTGCAAACCGATGCCGGGCTGACGGGCGTTTCCATCGTGTTTACCGTCGGCGCCGGGACGGACTGGATCTGTCATGGCATTCAAGATTTATGCCAGCTGGTCATCGGCTCGGACCTGGAGACTTTTACGACCGCCCCGTTTCGCTTGTATCAACGTTTGATCGACCACCATCAACTGCGTTGGCTGCACGACGGCGTGTTTCGCATGGCGGCCGGTGCGATCCTCAATGCGATGTTCGACCTGTGGGCCAAATCGCAGGACAAACCGCTGTGGAAACTGCTGGTTGATCTGAAACCGGAGCAGATCGCTGATTGCATTGACTGGCGGAACATCAGTGATGCATTGAGCCGTGAAGAGGCGATTGAGATCTTGCGGCAGCGGCGCGGCGAAGTGCCGCGGCGAGAAACCGAAATGACGCAGCGCGGCCCCCGAGCCTACTGCACCGCCGGCTGGCTGGGGCTGAGCGACGAACAGATCTTAAGCACCATTCGCAAACTGCAGTCGCAGGGTTTTGATTCCTTCAAACTAAAAGTCGGACGCGACTTGCAACAGGACGTACAGCGAATTCGATTCATGCGAGAAGCCATCGGGCCGCAGTGCAACCTGATGGTCGACGCCAATCAGTACTGGGGTCTGGAGGAAGCCAAACGCCACATCTCGCAGTACCGCCCCTATGGCCTGAAGTGGATCGAAGAACCGATCGCCCGCGACGACGTGTTAGGTTACATCGAGCTGGCCGAAACGTTTTCCACTTCCCAGCCCAACGCCGACTTCGGGTTCGCTTGCGGCGAACACGCGGCGTCGCCGGTGATCTTCAAGCAACTGTTAAAAAGCGGCGCGATTCAATACTGTCAAATCGATGCGGTGCGGGTGGCCGGGGTGAACGACGTGTTGGCGATCATTTTGATGGCCGCCAAGTACAACGTGCCGGTCTGTCCGCACGGTGGCGGAATCGCGCTGTGCAACATGATCGCTCATTACGGTATGTGGGATCAGATCGCCGCATCCGGACAAGGCGAAACGCAATTGGTGGAGTACATCGACTTCTTGCAGGAAGCGGTCGAGCAGCCGGTGCAGGTTCGCGACGGTGCTTATGTACCGCCTGCGGCCCCGGGCTGGGGCCTGGAATTCCTGCCCGAGTTCATCGAACGGCATCGTTATCCGGATGGCGATGTCTGGAAAAACCGACCAGCGGAAAAGAAAGGCACCGCCTTCGAAGCCTGA